The following are encoded in a window of Cyprinus carpio isolate SPL01 chromosome A13, ASM1834038v1, whole genome shotgun sequence genomic DNA:
- the LOC122147331 gene encoding gastrula zinc finger protein XlCGF8.2DB-like produces the protein MRVHTGEKPYTCQQCGKCFSQKVSLKAHMRVHTGENPYTCQQCGKCFNRKGNLTVHMRIHTRESPFSCQQCGKSFTQKGSLKVHMRIHTGENPFACQECGKGFIRKASLKSHMRVHTGEKPYTCPQCGTSFKHKGTLNAHMRIHTGEKPFVCGQCGKSFRFTVTLCHHMRIHSRENRFICHQCGRNFTDRNHLKSHVKIHLGDKPFMCHHCGKTCKNKTNLEVHIRVHTGEKPFTCPQCGKHFALKGNREVHMRLHTGEKPYECLKCKKNFTYHGELKCHLQTHSEKKPQHSECDKKFTKRSHFKNHLWVLSGGRPFNCDKCNKKFILPSQLQIHLKSHADVRPYSCSFCRKSFKWLSSLKWHQNTCMSVKSKLFSHRK, from the coding sequence atgagagttcacactggagagaaaccttacacgtgccagcagtgtggaaagtgtttcagtCAAAAAGTAAGTCTTAAAgcccacatgagagttcacactggagaaaacccttacacctgccaacagtgtggaaaatgttTCAACAGAAAAGGAAACCTAacagtccacatgagaattcacactagAGAGAGTCCATTctcctgccaacagtgtggaaaaagcttCACTCAGAAAGGaagccttaaagtccacatgagaattcacactggcgAAAACCCTTTCGCCTGCCAGGAGTGTGGAAAAGGTTTCATTCGAAAAGCGAGTCTTAAAagccacatgagagttcacactggagagaagccttacacttGTCCTCAATGTGGAACGAGTTTTAAACATAAAGGAACCCTTAAtgcccacatgagaattcacactggagagaagccgttcgtATGCggtcagtgtgggaagagtttcagatTTACAGTAACCCTTTGTCACCACATGCGGATTCACTCAAGAGAGAACCGTTTTATATGTCATCAGTGTGGAAGAAATTTCACAGACAGGAATCATCTCAAGAGTCATGTAAAGATCCATTTGGGAGATAAGCCTTTCatgtgccatcactgtggaaagacttgcaaaaacaaaacaaaccttgAGGTTCACataagagttcacactggagagaagcctttcacctgccctcagtgtggaaagcaTTTTGCACTCAAAGGAAACCGTGAGGTTCACATGaggcttcacactggagagaagccttacgaGTGTCTTAAATGTAAGAAGAATTTCACATATCATGGAGAACTGAAATGTCATTTGCAAACTCATTCTGAAAAGAAACCACAACATTCTGAGTGTGACAAGAAGTTTACTAAGAGGAGTCATTTCAAAAATCATCTGTGGGTTCTCTCTGGAGGAAGACCATTTAATTGTGATAAgtgtaataaaaaatttattttgccatCACAGTTACAGATACACCTGAAAAGTCATGCAGATGTGAGGCCCTATTCTTGTTCTTTCTGTAGAAAGAGTTTTAAATGGCTCAGCAGTTTAAAATGGCACCAGAATACATGCATGTCTGTGAAATCAAAGCTATTTTCACACCGCAAATGA